AGAGTTCTTCTTAAATGTCTCACTAAAATACACTGGGTATCTGATAGTGAATAAGAACTCCCACTTCTGTTGACAAAAGGGTGATCACTGGTAGTCATGATCAAGAATCACATTCTTAAAAAGAATGTGATTAGGTCTTTCACGTAATAGACATGTATACAGTCAGAAGCTATTTTGAATATACTGTTTGCCTAGATGGTCAATACTGAACCCAATTCAAATTTGGAAAAGCATAGCAGAGTTGTTCTTTCTCAAGCATTTATAAAAGGCAAACAGTGGTGGTAGATTGCAAATTAATCCTGGGGCACCTGGTTTACAAACAGTCCTGCTTAGGAGTCTGCTCACCCCCCCATTTGCGAGTAAGTATAATGGATCTTTCctcttaaaggaaaaagaaaatatatctgCATAGATTGCCTGTTTTTTAACAGATTTAACATAATCATAAGCTATTACTTGTTTCTGTACCCTATTTTTTTGCAGTACCATACTgtgaaggggtttttttgacatgTATACTGTACTCATAGAGCTGGCCCTTAATTGTTCATTGACTTTTCTTTAGTAATCCTTAGACTATGACTACTTATTCAATATAAAGCAATTACCAACACATTTTTGCTGTTGTAAATGGGCCAGATAAAGCATTGttcacacatttaaaataaatatgaatacAACAGGACACGTCAAGCTGAGATTTATTTcaaatcatagaaccacagaaaatCATTAGATTTCCCATTTGTTTGAAATAGAAGACTTGAGGCTGATTTAAAGTATCTTCATGTTTAAGTTTGTTAATAATAGTTACTTGTTTTATGTAAAAGAAGTTTCAGAATTCTAATTTAAGTAGTTagtgataatttttattttagaaaaggcTATTTGTTAGATTATTAAAGGTAACACCAAAAAACAGCAGGCCATTACATGTTGGCTACACTGGAAACCATAAACTCTTCAGCAAAAGATACAACTAAAGATGAATGCCTACTAGAACATTAGAGAGACTGTTATGGAAAACTTATTTTGCCTGAATAACTGGCAGTGTATGTACAAGAAATGAAGTTGTTGATGCACAGTGGCCATATACCAACAGCTttactgaacttttttttttttctatacagtTTAATTCTGCAAGAAAACTTACCTGGTTTGTATTTTAGttttgcagacagaaaataTAACAAGTTTGGCAAAATTTTCCTATTGGCAGCTATTAGGACAGAAAGCTAATTCCTTGAAATACTACAATCATAGATAAGGGGTGATCTCACCAAGTTTGCATTTCTGATATTTATGTTCTTCTCTCTtttgaaggaaatgaaaactaCAGGAAACCTGTCTAGGACTGTGATTTTCTAGGGTTGCAAGACATCACCAGAGAGCAGTGCACTATGTCAACTGCAGGAGTTGCTGCTCAGGAGATGAGAGTCTCATTAAAAACCGGATTCCTTCACACTAGTCAAGGCATGGGGAGTCTGAAAACATGCTGGGGTAGCCACAGTGGATTTGAAAAGTGAGTCTAAAATTAGAACTGTTGCATCTTCATGTATATGGGATGAGCATTAAGAATACTTGTACCAGTACTGACCTATGGTTTATTTACagtgaaagctttttttatttttctagtacTTTCTTTAACATGGACCCTATAGCAGTGGCATATAATCTGAATCCATCAACAGAGCAACATTTATCATCCCTTGGTAAGTATAAAGGCTAAAACATACGTATTTAAGCAGTGTAATGGAtttgtcttggaaaaaaatcatcCCGTGTCTTCACGAAGACACCAAATGGTGTCTCAGTTTTTTTATATAATGCTGCCCTCTGGTGACGGAAAACAAACATTGCAAGAAAATACTacgacaaaaaaaaaaaaaaaagacacaaaaaaccaacctcaaaacatttaaaataatgtgatcGACAACCCCTCTTCCTTGTACTTGGAGACCTTTGAGTTGTTGTTACACTTCagacagaaaagtaatttagtAAAATGTTTCCATCTTCACGGGGATCTTTGTAGCTTGGCTCTGGTCTGTTGCTTATGCTTGGGGCCTCTTGAACTACCACATTTAACTGGAGCACTGGCCTAAAACATAAGGTAGTCAGCTGCTCTCTCAACTAAAGGCATAAATCCACAACCGGAGAAGATGTATAGTAGTTACTTCAGTACCTACTGAAGTCATTAGCAGGCATTACTTACTGTTGCATCAGAAGGAATTAAATGGTTAAGCCTGCAGAGGTGAAGTCATGTGCTAGTgtgttactttaaaaagtgtttctaaGACTTTCTCACCTTTTTAGGGCACTCTTCCAACCCTGCTTCCATGAATGACCACAGCTTTGCTGAAAGCTGCATCCAGGTCCCATCTCAGAAGTCCAGTCCACCTGCCCTAAGTCCCAAAAATGAACAGCTGATTTCAAAATATGAAGACCATCTCGTTCCCAGCTTTAGTAAACTGTCATTAACAATGGGCtgtgtttctgaagaaacacTTCCTCACGTGCCAATAAAAAATGGGCCAATTCAATTTCTGTCCACATCTTCCAATGACCGTAGCTCCAGGCCACTACCCCCTCTGCCTATTTCTGAAGACCTTACTTCAGATGAGGTTGACAAAGAGGTAGAGTTCCTGACTAGCTCAGATACTGACTTTTTGTTAGAAGATTACGAACTTAGTCCTTTTAAATCCAGTACTCCGAGTCGACGGAGCTTTAGGGGCTGTGGACAAATCAACTACGCATACTTTGATACTCCAACGGGACCAAAACCAGAAGATGCCAACCCTGCACAAAGCCTAAATGGATACATATCCAGTATTTatcctgctccacagcagctgcatCGACGTTTGCGAA
The nucleotide sequence above comes from Apus apus isolate bApuApu2 chromosome 20, bApuApu2.pri.cur, whole genome shotgun sequence. Encoded proteins:
- the ERRFI1 gene encoding ERBB receptor feedback inhibitor 1; protein product: MSTAGVAAQEMRVSLKTGFLHTSQGMGSLKTCWGSHSGFENTFFNMDPIAVAYNLNPSTEQHLSSLGHSSNPASMNDHSFAESCIQVPSQKSSPPALSPKNEQLISKYEDHLVPSFSKLSLTMGCVSEETLPHVPIKNGPIQFLSTSSNDRSSRPLPPLPISEDLTSDEVDKEVEFLTSSDTDFLLEDYELSPFKSSTPSRRSFRGCGQINYAYFDTPTGPKPEDANPAQSLNGYISSIYPAPQQLHRRLRRSHSGPAGSLNKPVVRLSGHLNRSSPNSDEDKPEIPPRVPIPPRALKPDYRRWSAEVASSAYSDEDRPPKVPPREPLSRSNSRTPSPKSLPSYLNGVMPPTQSFAPDPKYVSSKALQRQNSEGSSNRVPCILPIIENGKKASSTHYYLLPERPPYLDKYEKFFREAEESSSNTEVQSWPGDCIATSAPTKLDSKPRTDITGHLKRKHLSYVVSP